The following coding sequences lie in one Rutidosis leptorrhynchoides isolate AG116_Rl617_1_P2 chromosome 6, CSIRO_AGI_Rlap_v1, whole genome shotgun sequence genomic window:
- the LOC139856027 gene encoding cysteine proteinase inhibitor 5-like: protein MKHHPCKMHNFLTTILTFFLICISFDSSTALTGGWSPIGDVNNPKIVEIGKFAVDEHNKVDHKSLVFKKVVNGESQVVAGMNYNLTISALDGDAKNDYVALVWDKPWEKFRQLTSFKGPI from the coding sequence ATGAAACATCATCCTTGCAAAATGCATAACTTCTTGACAACAATTCTCACCTTTTTCCTAATTTGCATCTCTTTCGATTCTTCAACTGCTCTCACTGGTGGTTGGAGTCCCATTGGTGATGTGAACAATCCTAAGATCGTCGAAATAGGGAAATTTGCGGTGGATGAGCATAACAAGGTGGACCACAAGTCTCTCGTGTTCAAAAAAGTGGTTAACGGAGAGAGCCAAGTGGTGGCCGGAATGAATTATAACCTTACGATCTCCGCATTAGATGGTGATGCAAAGAATGATTATGTGGCTCTTGTTTGGGACAAACCATGGGAGAAA